The following coding sequences are from one uncultured Bacteroides sp. window:
- a CDS encoding AraC family transcriptional regulator: MGIAQNQIIHEITPLSDKDCFYIAERYKTQFTYPIHSHSEFELNFTENAAGVRRIVGDSVEVIGDYDLVLITGKDLEHVWEQHNCCSKEIREITIQFSSDLFFKDFINKNQFDSIREMLEKAKKGLAFPMPAILKVYGMLDTLASEKQGFYAVIKFLTILYELSLYVDQASTLSSSSFAKVGIHSDSRRVQKVQEYINSHYKEEIRLNILADMVGMTSVSFSRFFKLRTGKNLSDYIIDIRLGFAIRLLVDSTMSIAEICYECGFNNLSNFNRIFKKKKACSPKAFRENYRKKKKIV; the protein is encoded by the coding sequence ATGGGTATAGCGCAGAATCAAATTATTCATGAGATAACTCCTTTGTCGGATAAAGACTGCTTTTATATAGCTGAACGATACAAAACCCAGTTTACTTATCCTATTCACAGCCATTCTGAATTTGAATTGAACTTTACAGAAAATGCTGCCGGGGTAAGGCGCATAGTCGGTGATTCAGTAGAGGTCATAGGAGATTACGATTTGGTTCTCATAACGGGGAAAGACTTGGAACATGTTTGGGAGCAGCACAATTGCTGTTCAAAAGAAATTCGTGAAATTACGATTCAGTTTTCTTCTGATCTTTTTTTTAAAGATTTTATAAACAAGAACCAGTTTGATTCCATTCGAGAGATGCTTGAAAAAGCGAAAAAAGGCCTCGCTTTTCCTATGCCAGCTATTCTTAAAGTATATGGAATGCTAGATACATTAGCATCTGAGAAACAGGGTTTTTATGCGGTTATAAAGTTTCTGACGATTCTCTATGAATTATCTTTGTATGTGGATCAAGCCTCTACACTTTCCAGCTCTTCTTTTGCTAAGGTTGGTATACATTCGGATAGTAGACGGGTGCAAAAAGTTCAAGAATATATTAATTCACATTATAAAGAAGAAATCCGTTTGAATATATTGGCTGATATGGTGGGCATGACTTCTGTGTCTTTTAGCCGTTTTTTTAAATTACGTACAGGAAAAAATCTTTCTGATTATATTATTGATATTCGCTTGGGCTTTGCTATTCGTTTGCTAGTCGATTCTACCATGTCTATTGCGGAAATTTGTTATGAATGTGGATTTAATAATCTCTCTAACTTTAATCGAATTTTTAAGAAAAAGAAAGCATGTTCTCCCAAAGCATTTAGAGAAAATTATCGGAAGAAGAAAAAAATCGTATAG
- a CDS encoding aldo/keto reductase yields MVNSSYSPDKERYNRGMKYRRCGKSGILLPELSLGLWHNFGSVDSFENSIKMAHYAFDNGITHFDLANNYGPSFGSAEETFGAIMKKSFSPYRDELFISTKAGHEMWSGPYGEWGSRKHLISSLDQSLKRINLEYVDVFYSHRYDPITPLEETLQTLVDIVRKGKALYIGISKYPKAAAEFAYNYLAERDIHCLLYQGKYNMFNREPEEGILQQTKDYGSGFIAFSPLAQGLLTNRYLQGIPQDSRIAKGGFLKKEQLTEDILSKVKALNQIAAQREQTLAEMALAWVLKDDLVTSVIIGASSVEQLKDNLKARNNCIFSTDELNEINAILE; encoded by the coding sequence ATGGTAAACTCATCCTATTCACCTGATAAAGAAAGATATAATCGTGGCATGAAATATCGCAGATGCGGTAAAAGTGGTATACTCCTTCCTGAATTGTCGTTAGGATTATGGCATAATTTTGGCAGCGTTGATTCTTTTGAAAATAGTATAAAGATGGCACATTACGCTTTCGATAATGGTATCACTCATTTTGACTTAGCCAACAATTACGGACCTTCTTTTGGTTCTGCCGAAGAAACTTTTGGGGCAATTATGAAAAAGTCGTTCAGTCCTTACCGCGATGAGCTCTTCATTTCAACTAAAGCGGGACACGAAATGTGGTCGGGCCCTTATGGAGAATGGGGATCTCGCAAACATCTAATCAGCAGCTTGGATCAAAGTTTAAAACGTATAAATCTTGAATATGTAGATGTCTTTTATTCTCATCGTTATGATCCAATTACCCCACTCGAAGAAACTCTCCAAACACTGGTTGATATCGTGCGCAAAGGGAAAGCTCTTTATATAGGTATTTCTAAGTACCCCAAAGCAGCTGCAGAATTTGCTTATAATTATTTGGCAGAAAGGGATATTCATTGTCTACTATATCAAGGGAAATACAATATGTTCAACAGAGAACCGGAAGAAGGGATTTTACAACAGACTAAGGATTATGGTTCTGGATTCATAGCCTTTTCACCATTAGCACAAGGACTTTTAACCAACAGATATCTACAGGGGATTCCACAAGATTCAAGAATAGCTAAGGGAGGGTTCTTGAAAAAAGAACAGCTAACAGAAGATATTTTAAGTAAAGTCAAAGCATTGAATCAGATTGCTGCTCAACGTGAACAAACATTGGCTGAAATGGCTCTAGCGTGGGTATTAAAAGATGATTTAGTAACTTCTGTCATTATTGGAGCCAGTTCAGTAGAGCAATTGAAGGATAATTTAAAAGCTAGAAATAATTGCATATTTTCAACAGATGAGCTGAATGAGATTAATGCCATTTTAGAATAA